The Chitinophaga sp. H8 genome contains a region encoding:
- a CDS encoding GNAT family N-acetyltransferase, with amino-acid sequence MEAIFYESAHLVLRQFNVNDASFVFKLLNSPTWIQFIGDRGIYHEDEALNYLIDSPLKSYEINGYGPCAVILKATGTPIGMCGLFKREYLEWPDLGFAFLPEYEGKGYAYESCMATLAYVREKYRFGGIYAITTEENVRCIRLLERCGFVQQAIISPSGGAERLLLFFSC; translated from the coding sequence ATGGAAGCCATCTTTTATGAATCAGCTCACCTGGTATTACGGCAGTTCAATGTCAATGACGCATCGTTTGTATTCAAACTACTCAACAGTCCTACCTGGATACAGTTTATCGGCGACAGGGGTATTTACCATGAAGATGAGGCGCTGAATTACTTAATAGATAGTCCTTTAAAGAGTTATGAAATAAATGGTTATGGCCCTTGTGCGGTTATACTGAAAGCTACGGGAACACCGATTGGTATGTGTGGGCTGTTCAAGCGGGAATACCTGGAATGGCCGGACCTCGGTTTTGCTTTTTTACCGGAATATGAAGGTAAAGGATATGCCTATGAGAGCTGTATGGCCACCCTGGCCTATGTGCGCGAAAAGTACAGGTTCGGGGGGATTTATGCCATTACCACCGAAGAGAATGTACGTTGTATCCGGTTGCTGGAAAGGTGTGGATTTGTTCAGCAGGCCATTATCAGTCCTTCAGGAGGAGCGGAAAGATTGTTGCTTTTTTTTAGCTGTTAG
- a CDS encoding SDR family NAD(P)-dependent oxidoreductase, whose translation MILQGKVIMISGGASGIGQACALAYAQEGAIVVIIDKDTTALHTMQALLPGPHSLLQADVAKGAEVEQAMKTILQNHGRLDAIHNNAGVAQPSKPLHETTEEEWELVMQVNVKSIYHTTRYGIAALRDSRGCILNTSSLVGEIGQDNHAAYAGSKGAVNALTKAMALDYASWGIRVNAVAPAGVWTPMLRQWSTEQPNTAQIEQYLDQIHALGYCPGTAEIADVCSFLLSEKARFITGCIMPVSGGAELGYKHLA comes from the coding sequence ATGATACTACAGGGAAAAGTGATCATGATCAGCGGCGGCGCTTCCGGCATCGGACAAGCCTGCGCTTTGGCATATGCACAGGAAGGTGCAATAGTAGTTATCATCGATAAAGATACTACCGCGCTTCATACTATGCAGGCATTGCTGCCGGGGCCACACAGCCTGCTCCAGGCTGATGTGGCAAAAGGTGCGGAGGTAGAGCAGGCGATGAAAACCATCCTGCAAAACCACGGCAGGCTGGATGCGATTCATAATAATGCCGGGGTGGCGCAACCCTCCAAACCACTGCACGAAACCACAGAAGAAGAGTGGGAACTGGTGATGCAGGTAAACGTGAAAAGCATTTATCACACCACCCGCTACGGCATAGCAGCGCTCAGAGATAGCCGTGGCTGTATCCTGAATACCAGCAGCCTGGTAGGAGAAATAGGCCAGGATAATCATGCGGCGTATGCTGGCAGCAAAGGGGCGGTAAATGCACTCACCAAAGCCATGGCTCTCGATTATGCCAGCTGGGGCATCCGCGTAAATGCAGTAGCACCTGCGGGTGTATGGACACCAATGCTCCGCCAATGGAGCACAGAACAACCCAACACAGCACAAATAGAACAATACCTGGATCAGATTCACGCCCTGGGCTATTGCCCTGGTACAGCAGAGATTGCGGACGTATGCTCCTTTCTGCTATCCGAAAAAGCCCGCTTTATTACCGGCTGTATTATGCCGGTAAGTGGTGGTGCAGAACTAGGCTATAAACACCTTGCTTAA
- a CDS encoding DUF3748 domain-containing protein codes for MQINVTLFPNPISVEMTGPFAYFTSLCLSVALLSGHFKCMAQTNFKEVQLTHDNGGHTLHNTQCFSKDDQWLVFDTRNQDDQIISTSSIRMVHVHNGTIKTLYQTQQPTPYGPGVGAATFSPVADTVLFIHGISNADQQQPYGITRRSGVAIAVKNPFHPVHMDARDIDPPFTQGALRGGTHAHTWSGDGQWISFTYNDFLLEQPDRPDTAIHDLRTVGIMVPGQKVTVPNADAIENFSGERFTVLVTKVTDHPLPGSDEINKAFDECWIGTAGYKKANGVPQKRAIAFQGNVLDKKGNSKTEVFVADLPENITRALPGLPLAGTPGTRPNVPEGIVQRRITFTQHGIQGPRHWLRSTPDGALIGFLAKDSNQIVQIFAVSPNGGTIRQITFGKMPVEGPFNFSPDGNWVAYLAGNNVHIHQVFTRKTQQLTNYPANGNKATGGVVWAHNGQSLAYNRYVKTGTAAFLQIFLLEAVSR; via the coding sequence ATGCAGATTAATGTAACTTTATTCCCCAATCCTATATCCGTAGAAATGACAGGTCCTTTTGCTTACTTCACCAGCTTATGCCTATCCGTTGCACTGCTTTCGGGACATTTTAAATGCATGGCCCAGACAAATTTTAAAGAAGTGCAGCTCACCCATGACAATGGCGGGCATACCCTGCATAACACCCAGTGTTTTTCCAAAGATGATCAGTGGCTGGTATTTGATACCCGTAACCAGGACGACCAGATTATCAGTACTAGCAGTATCAGGATGGTCCATGTACATAACGGAACCATAAAAACGTTATACCAGACGCAGCAGCCCACCCCATATGGACCAGGCGTGGGAGCGGCTACCTTTTCTCCTGTTGCGGATACTGTACTGTTTATTCATGGTATCAGCAATGCAGATCAGCAACAACCCTACGGTATTACCCGCCGCAGTGGTGTTGCGATTGCTGTAAAAAACCCTTTTCACCCGGTACATATGGATGCACGGGATATTGATCCTCCTTTTACTCAGGGAGCGTTACGGGGAGGTACCCATGCCCATACCTGGAGCGGAGACGGACAATGGATCAGCTTTACTTATAATGATTTCCTGCTGGAACAGCCAGACAGACCTGATACTGCCATTCACGACCTGCGCACCGTAGGCATCATGGTACCCGGACAAAAAGTAACTGTCCCCAACGCAGATGCTATCGAGAATTTTTCCGGTGAAAGATTTACTGTACTGGTTACCAAAGTAACAGATCATCCCCTGCCTGGTAGTGACGAGATCAATAAAGCCTTTGATGAATGCTGGATAGGTACAGCAGGGTACAAAAAAGCCAATGGTGTACCACAAAAACGGGCGATTGCCTTTCAGGGCAATGTGCTGGATAAAAAGGGAAACAGCAAAACAGAAGTCTTTGTGGCCGACCTTCCGGAAAATATCACCCGCGCACTACCGGGTTTACCCCTGGCAGGTACGCCAGGTACCCGCCCCAATGTGCCGGAGGGCATAGTACAACGCAGGATTACCTTTACCCAACATGGTATTCAGGGCCCCAGGCATTGGCTCCGGTCCACCCCGGATGGCGCCCTCATAGGCTTCCTGGCAAAGGATAGCAATCAGATAGTACAGATCTTTGCCGTTTCTCCCAATGGAGGTACTATCCGGCAGATTACCTTTGGTAAAATGCCGGTGGAAGGTCCCTTTAACTTCAGCCCCGACGGCAATTGGGTAGCCTACCTGGCAGGTAATAATGTCCATATTCACCAGGTATTTACCCGGAAAACCCAACAACTGACAAACTACCCGGCCAATGGTAATAAGGCAACAGGCGGCGTTGTATGGGCGCATAATGGCCAGTCACTGGCTTATAACCGCTATGTCAAAACTGGGACAGCCGCTTTTTTGCAGATATTTTTATTGGAAGCTGTTAGCCGCTAG
- a CDS encoding AraC family transcriptional regulator: MKPFFATPGDTTLKENVFQIKEISQPYFSTEFHFHEECQLVYVVESAGRRIIGDSVEYFESGELIFVGSGTPHVWHNEQRYFTGEDQLVARSLALYISPHLLTAHLSPFGDISALRSWLKMAQRGIQFHGKVKNDIVALMKAMLVQQRMEQIISFITLLQQMTATKTFRLLAGNNYVNLYSDKDQSRMNDVFKHIFQNFRRDIPLSEIAGVAGINVHSFCRFFKSRTQKPFTHFVNELRIGYACKLMQEKHLPVEELSRRAGYNNTTHFNRFFKKIKGKTPREYKKDMLLLH, translated from the coding sequence ATGAAGCCGTTTTTTGCCACACCGGGAGATACTACTTTAAAGGAAAATGTTTTCCAGATCAAGGAGATCAGCCAGCCGTATTTTTCCACGGAATTTCATTTTCATGAGGAATGTCAGCTGGTGTATGTGGTAGAAAGTGCGGGCCGGCGTATTATTGGGGATAGTGTAGAATATTTTGAAAGTGGGGAGTTGATCTTTGTTGGTTCGGGCACTCCGCATGTATGGCATAATGAGCAACGGTATTTTACCGGTGAGGATCAGCTGGTAGCCCGTTCGCTGGCATTATATATTTCACCTCATCTCCTGACAGCCCACCTGTCACCTTTTGGTGATATCAGCGCGCTTCGTTCCTGGCTCAAAATGGCGCAGCGGGGTATTCAGTTTCATGGCAAGGTGAAAAACGATATAGTTGCGCTGATGAAGGCCATGCTGGTACAGCAGCGAATGGAGCAGATCATTTCCTTTATTACGCTATTGCAGCAGATGACCGCCACCAAGACATTCAGATTACTGGCGGGCAACAATTATGTAAACCTGTACAGTGACAAAGACCAGTCGCGCATGAATGATGTTTTTAAGCACATCTTTCAAAACTTCAGGCGGGACATTCCCTTGTCTGAGATAGCCGGGGTAGCAGGGATTAATGTGCATTCCTTTTGCCGGTTTTTTAAGAGCAGAACCCAGAAACCATTTACGCATTTTGTTAATGAACTGAGGATAGGATATGCCTGTAAGCTGATGCAGGAAAAGCATTTACCGGTAGAAGAGTTATCCCGCAGAGCAGGCTATAATAACACCACACACTTTAACAGGTTTTTTAAAAAAATAAAGGGGAAGACCCCCAGGGAATATAAAAAAGATATGTTATTGTTGCATTAG